ATCGTCTTTAGGTACACAACGCCCCGGAGATTTGAAGTACAAAGACTTAAACGGCGATAATGTGATAGACAACAATGACATCACAGCCATAGGCTATGCCAAAATTCCTGAAGTGGTTTATGGGGCCAATCTGGGTTTGAAATATAAATGGCTGGACCTGAATGTTTTTTTTCAGGGGACGGCCAGGGGTACCACTTATAATTCTGGTGCGACCTATAACGAGTTTACCAATAGTGGGAGGGGCAATGTATTGGAGCACCACCTGCAGCGCTGGACTCCTGGTTCAGGGCAATCGGCCGCTTATCCGCGCCTGACCTTAAGCAATACCAACAACTTTGTACAGAACTCTTACTGGTTGAGGGACAATTCTTTTTTAAGGCTCAAGTATGTTGAACTGGGCTATATGCTGCCTGCAGGGCTGGTGAATAAGATAGGCATATCAACCGCACGCCTCTTTGTAAATGGCAACAATGTGTTTTTGTGGGATAAGGTAAAGCAGAAGGATCCGGAGGCCCAGGATAATGGCCTAAGTTATCCGCTTCAGCGCTCTTTTAGTGTAGGGCTTAATGTTAAATTTTAATGGCGACGGAGATGAAAAAGACAATATTTTATAGGATATGCCTTGCAATGGTACTGACGGTTCAATCCTGTTCTGAAGAGAACATCAATGCCGTACCGGCTAATTTTCCGCAGGCAAGTTCAATTTATGGCAATAAGGTAACGGTATTACAGTTTATCAATAACCTGTATACTTTTGTGCCCCGGGGCTATAACCGTATGGATGTAAGCCCTGGCAGTAACGACGAGATCAGCGGTGCTGCCGGCGCTACACCTGGTGTGCCTACTGCAGGTGCACTTACAGCGATGGTGGCATCTGCCACTGATGAAGCGGTACATGCCACGCGCAATTCGGCGGCCGAGCGCTGGGGCGCGGGGCAATGGAATTCTTCGGCTGCAAATTTATGGGATAGTCCGTACCGGACCATGTACGCCGGCATTAGGCGTACCTTTAATTATACAGAAGATATAGGGCCTAACCTGATTGTTGGAGATGGTGCCAATGAGCTGAAGGCTGCTGAGCGCGATCAGTATCACGGGCAGGTTATATTTTTAAGGGCACTGTTCAATTTTGAACTATTGAAGCGTTTTGGGGGATACCCCATAGTGAAGAAACAGCTGAGTGCCGGCGATGACATGAACATCCCTAAGAGTTCGTATGCAGACTGTGTAAAGTATATAACTGAGCTCTGTGACGAAGCTGCACCTTTACTGCCCCTGGTATATCCGACTTCAACGTCGGACTTTGGCCGGGCAACACGTGGCGCTGCACTGGCCCTGAAAGCACGTTTACTGCTGTATGCCGCCAGTCCGCTAAACAACACTGCCGGCGATGTAACGAAATGGGAAGCCGCGGCCCAGGCTGCAGCTGCAGTAATTAACCTTAAAAATGGAGCGGCCAATGTGTACAGCTTATATCCGGCAGGCACGTCTGGCGCTGGTTACGAAGCTTTTTTTACCACAATTGCAGGGAACAACGAAATCATTTTCTCGAAAATGGAACCGGCAAACAGCAATATTGA
This Pedobacter africanus DNA region includes the following protein-coding sequences:
- a CDS encoding RagB/SusD family nutrient uptake outer membrane protein; the protein is MKKTIFYRICLAMVLTVQSCSEENINAVPANFPQASSIYGNKVTVLQFINNLYTFVPRGYNRMDVSPGSNDEISGAAGATPGVPTAGALTAMVASATDEAVHATRNSAAERWGAGQWNSSAANLWDSPYRTMYAGIRRTFNYTEDIGPNLIVGDGANELKAAERDQYHGQVIFLRALFNFELLKRFGGYPIVKKQLSAGDDMNIPKSSYADCVKYITELCDEAAPLLPLVYPTSTSDFGRATRGAALALKARLLLYAASPLNNTAGDVTKWEAAAQAAAAVINLKNGAANVYSLYPAGTSGAGYEAFFTTIAGNNEIIFSKMEPANSNIERLNGLPSISGGLGGTSPTLDLVNDYEMITGLPFDWNNPTHAANPFANRDPRFGKSILFNGATWMNSGTSALVETFEGGKDKVGSNPTRTGFYLRKFLNVNARWVAPTGNTNHCFPLFRYAEVLLNYAEAMNEAYGPDNAATYGLTARQAIALIRTRAGLTGNLTVPLATTQALMRTAIRHERRIELAFEEHRHMDLRRWKIAESVLNQPVSGLKILKTGATTYSYTPEVVEPRVFTAKMYYYPFPQEELSRNPGLVQNTGW